A DNA window from Hordeum vulgare subsp. vulgare chromosome 1H, MorexV3_pseudomolecules_assembly, whole genome shotgun sequence contains the following coding sequences:
- the LOC123438459 gene encoding protein NRT1/ PTR FAMILY 6.3-like, producing MQPESRGRDPPASRYKRSPSTPQDHSTSTSIIALSLEPELPRHRTAACPPAARSILSSRARERLDLEAEMGTEVLPETVAEAGKQGGDALTDAWDYKGCPAARATTGGYGCAAMILGAELFERMTTLGIAVNLVPYMTATMHLGSAAAANTVTNFIGTSFMLCLFGGFIADTYLGRYLTIAVFSAVQATGVMILTISTVAPGLRPAACGDATGQSPDCVPANGAQLGVLYLGLYMTALGTGGLKSSVSGFGSDQFDESDGGERKMMMRFFNWFYFFVSIGALLAVTVLVYVQDNIGRRWGYGVVAVGILCGLGVFLSGTRKYRFKKLVGSPLTQVAAVTAAAWTKRSLPLPSDPSMLYDVDDKAAAGEDLKGKMKLPHSKECRFLDHAAVIDRESSPAAASSWTLCTRTDVEEVKQVVRMLPIWATTIMFWTIHAQMTTFAVEQASVMNRAVGGSGFLIPAGSLTVFLIGSILLTVPIYDRLVAPVARRVTGNPHGLSPLQRVFVGLFLSIAGMAAAALVERHRLTESANGVTLTVFLLMPQFLLVGAGEAFTYMGQLDFFLRECPKGMKTMSTGLFLSTCALGFFFSTLIVTIVHKVTGHGPRDGWLANNIDEGRLDYFYWLLAVMSAINIVFFTMAARGYVYKEKRLADAGIELADEEAMIVGH from the exons ATGCAGCCCGAATCCCGAGGCAGAGATCCACCGGCTTCCCGCTATAAAAGAAGCCCCTCAACCCCGCAGGACCACTCCACCTCCACCAGCATCATCGCCCTCTCCCTCGAGCCCGAGCTTCCTCGTCACCGCACTGCAGCCTGTCCCCCGGCTGCTCGCTCGATCCTGTCATCACGAGCACGTGAGAGGCTTGATCTTGAAGCAGAGATGGGCACGGAAGTGCTGCCGGAGACCGTGGCGGAGGCCGGCAAGCAGGGCGGCGACGCCCTCACGGACGCCTGGGACTACAAGGGCTGCCCCGCCGCCCGCGCCACCACCGGCGGGTATGGATGCGCCGCCATGATCCTAG GCGCGGAGCTGTTCGAGCGGATGACGACGCTGGGCATCGCGGTGAACTTGGTGCCGTACATGACGGCCACCATGCACCTgggcagcgccgccgccgccaacacCGTCACCAACTTCATCGGCACCTCCTTCATGCTCTGCCTCTTCGGCGGCTTCATCGCCGACACCTACCTCGGCCGCTACCTCACCATCGCCGTCTTCTCCGCCGTCCAAGCCACC GGCGTGATGATACTGACGATCTCGACGGTGGCGCCGGGGCTGCGGCCGGCGGCGTGCGGGGACGCGACGGGACAGAGCCCCGACTGCGTGCCGGCGAACGGGGCGCAGCTCGGGGTGCTGTACCTGGGGTTGTACATGACGGCGCTGGGGACCGGCGGGCTCAAGTCGAGCGTGTCCGGGTTCGGGTCGGACCAGTTCGACGAGTCCGACGGCGGCGAGCGCAAGATGATGATGCGCTTCTTCAACTGGTTCTACTTCTTCGTCAGCATCGGCGCGCTGCTCGCCGTCACCGTGCTGGTGTACGTGCAGGACAACATCGGCCGCCGCTGGGGCTACGGTGTCGTCGCCGTGGGTATCCTATGCGGCCTCGGAGTGTTCCTGTCCGGCACCAGGAAATACCGGTTCAAGAAGCTCGTCGGGAGCCCGCTAACGCAGGTCGCCGCCGTGACGGCCGCAGCTTGGACTAAGCGCTCCCTACCGCTGCCGTCTGACCCGAGCATGCTCTACGACGTAGACGACAAGGCCGCCGCCGGCGAGGACCTCAAGGGCAAGATGAAGCTCCCCCACAGCAAGGAGTGCCG ATTTCTTGACCACGCAGCCGTCATCGACCGGGAGTCGTCGCCTGCGGCGGCGAGCAGCTGGACGCTGTGCACACGGACGGACGTGGAGGAGGTGAAGCAGGTGGTGCGCATGCTGCCCATCTGGGCCACCACCATCATGTTCTGGACCATCCACGCGCAGATGACCACCTTCGCCGTCGAGCAAGCCTCCGTCATGAACCGTGCCGTCGGCGGCTCCGGGTTCCTCATCCCGGCGGGGTCCCTCACCGTCTTCCTCATCGGCTCCATCCTCCTCACCGTGCCCATCTACGACCGCCTAGTCGCCCCCGTGGCCCGCCGCGTCACCGGCAACCCGCACGGCCTCTCCCCGCTCCAGCGCGTCTTCGTCGGCCTCTTCCTGTCCATCGCCGGGATGGCCGCCGCCGCACTCGTCGAGCGACACCGCCTCACCGAGTCCGCCAACGGGGTCACGCTCACCGTGTTCCTGCTCATGCCACAGTTCCTGCTCGTCGGAGCCGGCGAGGCGTTCACGTACATGGGGCAGCTCGACTTCTTCCTGCGCGAGTGCCCCAAGGGGATGAAGACCATGAGCACGGGGCTGTTCCTCAGCACATGCGCGCTTGGTTTCTTCTTCAGCACGCTCATAGTTACCATCGTGCACAAGGTGACCGGGCACGGGCCGCGCGACGGCTGGCTCGCCAACAACATCGACGAGGGGAGGCTCGACTACTTCTACTGGTTGCTCGCCGTCATGAGCGCGATCAATATCGTCTTCTTCACGATGGCGGCAAGGGGCTACGTGTACAAGGAGAAACGCTTGGCAGATGCCGGCATCGAGCTCGCTGACGAGGAGGCCATGATCGTCGGTCACTGA